A genomic window from Streptomyces sp. WMMC940 includes:
- a CDS encoding MBL fold metallo-hydrolase: protein MDVRWEDFGWERLAGGVGRRRLPGWDATVGLVAGESAVLLYDTGSTLREGAELRTQAESLLGGRRVTHIALSHPHFDHVLGTAAFPGAEVYGAVGVDSLLVRDRAVLRDDAIRHGMPPEDAARATEALVVPRHVVSGEWTLDLGGRQVMLANVGPGHSRHDLVLLVPGDREVVFCGDLVEESGDPQAGPDAIPSRWPAALDRLLALGGEDALYVPGHGAAVDAAFVRAQRDELARRFGVS, encoded by the coding sequence ATGGACGTCCGTTGGGAAGACTTCGGCTGGGAACGGCTCGCCGGCGGCGTCGGGCGGCGGCGCCTGCCCGGCTGGGACGCGACGGTGGGCCTGGTGGCCGGCGAGAGTGCGGTGCTCCTGTACGACACGGGCTCGACGCTCCGCGAGGGGGCGGAGCTCCGGACCCAGGCCGAGTCCCTCCTCGGCGGCCGGCGTGTGACGCATATCGCGCTCAGCCATCCCCATTTCGACCATGTGCTCGGCACGGCCGCCTTCCCCGGGGCCGAGGTGTACGGCGCGGTCGGCGTCGACAGCCTCCTGGTCCGGGACCGGGCCGTGCTGCGCGACGACGCGATCCGTCACGGCATGCCGCCGGAGGACGCGGCCCGGGCCACCGAGGCCCTGGTCGTCCCGCGGCACGTCGTCTCCGGAGAGTGGACGCTCGACCTCGGCGGCCGCCAGGTGATGCTGGCGAACGTCGGGCCGGGCCACAGCCGTCACGACCTGGTGCTGCTGGTGCCCGGCGACCGCGAGGTCGTCTTCTGCGGCGACCTGGTGGAGGAGTCCGGCGACCCGCAGGCCGGGCCGGACGCCATCCCGTCCCGCTGGCCGGCGGCGCTGGACCGGCTGCTCGCGCTGGGCGGGGAGGACGCGTTGTACGTGCCGGGGCACGGGGCGGCGGTGGACGCCGCGTTCGTACGCGCCCAACGCGATGAACTGGCGCGGCGGTTCGGGGTGTCGTAG
- the hrcA gene encoding heat-inducible transcriptional repressor HrcA, with protein MLSERRLEVLRAIVQDYVGTEEPVGSKALTERHRLGVSPATVRNDMAVLEEEGFIAQPHTSAGRIPTDKGYRLFVDRLAGVKPLSSPERRAIQNFLEGAVDLDDVVARTVRLLAQLTRQVAVVQYPSLTRSTVRHVELLALAPARLMLVLITDTGRVEQRHVDCPAPFSDTSLADLRARLNSRVVGRRFTDVPQLVQDLPESFDLEDRATVSTVLSTLLETLVEDTEERLMIGGTANLTRFAHDFPLTIRPVLEALEEQVVLLKLLGEAKDSGMTVRIGHENLHEGLTSTSVVAVGYGSGDEAVAKLGVVGPTRMDYPGTMGAVRAVARYVGQILAES; from the coding sequence ATGCTCAGCGAACGCAGACTCGAGGTGCTGCGCGCCATCGTCCAGGACTACGTGGGCACCGAGGAGCCCGTGGGCTCCAAGGCCCTCACCGAGCGGCACAGGCTCGGGGTCTCGCCGGCGACCGTGCGCAACGACATGGCGGTGCTGGAGGAGGAGGGCTTCATCGCCCAGCCCCACACCAGCGCCGGCCGCATTCCCACGGACAAGGGCTACCGCCTGTTCGTGGACAGGCTCGCGGGCGTCAAGCCGCTGTCGTCCCCGGAGCGCCGGGCGATCCAGAACTTCCTCGAGGGCGCGGTCGACCTCGACGACGTCGTCGCCCGCACGGTGCGGCTGCTGGCGCAGCTGACCCGGCAGGTCGCCGTCGTCCAGTACCCGTCGCTCACCCGCTCCACCGTGCGGCACGTGGAGCTTCTGGCGCTCGCCCCGGCCCGGCTGATGCTGGTGCTGATCACGGACACCGGACGGGTCGAGCAGCGGCACGTCGACTGCCCCGCGCCGTTCTCCGACACGTCGCTCGCCGACCTGCGGGCCCGGCTCAACAGCCGCGTGGTCGGACGGCGGTTCACCGATGTGCCGCAACTGGTGCAGGACCTTCCGGAGTCCTTCGACCTGGAGGACCGCGCCACGGTCTCCACCGTGCTCTCGACCCTCCTCGAGACACTGGTCGAGGACACCGAGGAACGGCTGATGATCGGCGGCACCGCCAATCTGACGCGCTTCGCGCACGACTTCCCCCTCACCATCCGGCCCGTGCTGGAGGCGCTGGAGGAGCAGGTCGTGCTGCTGAAGCTGCTCGGTGAGGCCAAGGACTCGGGCATGACCGTACGGATCGGGCACGAGAACCTCCATGAGGGACTCACTTCCACATCCGTCGTCGCGGTCGGCTACGGTTCGGGCGACGAGGCAGTCGCCAAACTCGGCGTGGTCGGACCGACCCGCATGGACTACCCCGGAACGATGGGAGCGGTACGCGCAGTGGCACGTTACGTCGGACAGATCCTGGCGGAGTCGTAA
- the dnaJ gene encoding molecular chaperone DnaJ has protein sequence MATDYYAVLGVRRDASQDEIKKAFRRLARELHPDVNPDPKTQERFKEINAAYEVLSDPQKKQVYDLGGDPLSGAGGGGAGGFGAGGFGNFSDIMDAFFGTASQRGPRSRTRRGQDAMIRLEVELNEAAFGTTKDIQVDTAVVCTTCSGEGAAPGTSAQTCDMCRGRGEVSQVTRSFLGQVMTSRPCPQCQGFGTVVPTPCPECAGDGRVRSRRTLTVKIPAGVDNGTRIQLAGEGEVGPGGGPAGDLYVEIHELPHPVFQRRGDDLHCTVTIPMTAGALGTKVPLETLDGMEEVDIRPGTQSGQSIPLHGRGVTHLRGGGRGDLIVHVEVQTPSKLDPEQEHLLRELAKLRGEERPTGQFQPGQQGLFSRLKDAFNGR, from the coding sequence GTGGCCACGGACTACTACGCCGTACTGGGCGTACGCCGCGACGCATCGCAGGACGAGATCAAGAAGGCCTTCCGGCGGCTCGCACGGGAACTCCACCCGGACGTGAATCCGGATCCGAAGACGCAGGAGCGCTTCAAGGAGATCAACGCCGCCTACGAGGTGCTCTCGGACCCGCAGAAGAAGCAGGTCTACGACCTCGGCGGCGACCCGCTGTCCGGCGCCGGAGGCGGCGGCGCGGGCGGCTTCGGCGCCGGTGGCTTCGGCAACTTCTCCGACATCATGGACGCGTTCTTCGGGACCGCCTCCCAGCGCGGGCCGCGGTCGCGGACGCGGCGCGGCCAGGACGCCATGATCCGGCTGGAGGTCGAACTCAACGAGGCGGCGTTCGGCACCACGAAGGACATCCAGGTCGACACCGCCGTCGTCTGCACGACCTGCTCGGGCGAGGGCGCCGCACCCGGTACGTCGGCGCAGACGTGCGACATGTGCCGCGGCCGTGGTGAGGTGTCGCAGGTCACCCGGTCCTTCCTCGGTCAGGTCATGACCTCGCGGCCGTGCCCCCAGTGCCAGGGCTTCGGGACAGTCGTCCCGACCCCGTGCCCGGAGTGCGCGGGCGACGGCCGGGTCCGGTCGCGCCGCACCCTGACCGTGAAGATCCCGGCAGGCGTCGACAACGGCACCCGCATCCAGCTCGCCGGTGAGGGCGAGGTCGGCCCGGGCGGCGGCCCCGCCGGCGATCTGTACGTCGAGATCCACGAACTGCCGCACCCGGTCTTCCAGCGCCGCGGCGACGATCTGCACTGCACGGTGACCATTCCCATGACGGCGGGCGCGCTCGGCACGAAGGTGCCGCTGGAGACGCTCGACGGCATGGAGGAGGTCGACATCCGCCCGGGCACCCAGTCCGGCCAGTCGATTCCGCTGCACGGCCGCGGTGTCACCCATCTGCGCGGCGGAGGACGCGGCGACCTGATCGTCCACGTCGAGGTGCAGACCCCCTCGAAGCTCGACCCGGAGCAGGAGCACCTGCTGCGGGAGCTGGCGAAGCTGCGCGGCGAGGAGCGGCCGACGGGCCAGTTCCAGCCGGGGCAGCAGGGGCTGTTCTCCCGTCTCAAGGACGCGTTCAACGGCAGGTGA
- a CDS encoding nitronate monooxygenase: MSSALTDLCRYPIVQAPMAGGASCPELAAAVSEAGGLGFLAAGYKTADGMYQEIKQLRGLTGRPFGVNLFMPQPAYADAAAVDVYRHQLAGEADWYDTPLGDPDSGRDDGYEAKLAILRDDPVPLVSFTFGCPTPAAVARLKRAGTLTVVTVTTPEEALAAQNAGADAICVQGVEAGGHQGTHRDDPNNDGAGIGLLALIGQLREAVPLPVVAAGGIMRGSQIAAVLAAGAAAAQLGTAFLVCPESGANVLHKQAMTSPLFNRTELTRAFSGRPARGLVNRFMSEHGPYAPAAYPEVHHLTSGLRKAAAKAGDPQAMALWAGQGHRLARDLPAGRLVEVLAAETAAAGSALALRNPA; the protein is encoded by the coding sequence ATGTCCTCCGCGCTGACCGATCTCTGCCGTTACCCGATCGTGCAGGCCCCCATGGCGGGTGGCGCCTCCTGTCCGGAACTGGCCGCCGCCGTGTCCGAGGCCGGAGGGCTCGGGTTCCTGGCCGCCGGGTACAAGACCGCGGACGGGATGTACCAGGAGATCAAACAACTCCGCGGTCTCACCGGGCGGCCGTTCGGCGTGAACCTCTTCATGCCGCAGCCCGCCTACGCCGACGCGGCGGCCGTCGACGTCTACCGGCACCAGCTCGCCGGAGAGGCCGACTGGTACGACACACCGCTCGGGGACCCCGACTCGGGCCGGGACGACGGCTACGAGGCCAAGCTGGCCATCCTGCGGGACGACCCCGTACCGCTGGTGTCGTTCACGTTCGGCTGTCCCACCCCTGCCGCCGTCGCCCGGCTGAAGCGGGCCGGGACGCTCACGGTCGTCACCGTCACCACGCCCGAGGAGGCGCTGGCGGCCCAGAACGCGGGCGCCGACGCCATCTGCGTCCAGGGCGTCGAGGCCGGCGGCCACCAGGGCACGCATCGCGACGATCCCAACAACGACGGCGCCGGTATCGGGCTGCTCGCTCTGATCGGGCAGCTCCGCGAAGCCGTACCGCTGCCCGTCGTCGCGGCCGGCGGCATCATGCGCGGCAGCCAGATCGCCGCCGTCCTGGCCGCCGGGGCCGCGGCCGCACAGCTGGGCACCGCCTTCCTCGTCTGCCCCGAGTCCGGCGCGAACGTGCTGCACAAGCAGGCCATGACCAGTCCGCTGTTCAACAGGACCGAGCTGACGAGGGCGTTCTCGGGCCGCCCCGCCCGCGGCCTGGTGAACCGGTTCATGAGCGAGCACGGGCCGTACGCGCCCGCCGCCTACCCCGAGGTGCACCACCTCACCTCCGGCCTCCGCAAGGCCGCCGCCAAGGCCGGTGATCCGCAGGCCATGGCCCTCTGGGCCGGCCAGGGCCACCGCCTGGCCCGTGACCTCCCCGCCGGCCGGCTCGTCGAGGTCCTCGCCGCCGAGACGGCCGCGGCCGGCTCCGCCCTCGCACTCCGGAACCCCGCATGA
- a CDS encoding 16S rRNA (uracil(1498)-N(3))-methyltransferase — MTAPVFLVEDVRTGTVTLDGPEGRHAVSVRRLRVGEEVVLTDGRGTGGYGTVAAVEGKDRLHVSVTAVREEPEPAPRITVVQALPKGDRGELAVETMTETGVDAIVPWGAARCITQWRGERGAKSLAKWRSTAREAGKQSRRLRFPEVAGVATTQQVARLLGEADLAVVLHEEGAEPLATAQLPSAGDIVLVVGPEGGVSPEELATFAEAGAKPCRLGPSVLRTSTAGTAASALLLGRTGRWS; from the coding sequence ATGACCGCCCCCGTCTTCCTGGTCGAGGACGTCCGTACCGGTACCGTCACCCTGGACGGGCCCGAAGGCCGGCACGCCGTCTCCGTGCGCCGACTGCGCGTCGGCGAGGAGGTCGTCCTCACCGACGGCCGAGGCACGGGAGGCTACGGCACCGTCGCCGCCGTCGAGGGCAAGGACCGCCTTCACGTCTCGGTCACCGCAGTGCGCGAGGAGCCGGAGCCCGCGCCCCGGATCACGGTCGTACAGGCCCTGCCCAAGGGCGACCGCGGCGAACTCGCCGTCGAGACGATGACCGAGACCGGCGTCGACGCGATCGTGCCGTGGGGGGCCGCCCGCTGCATCACGCAGTGGAGGGGTGAGCGCGGCGCCAAGTCGCTCGCCAAGTGGCGCTCCACGGCCCGTGAGGCGGGCAAGCAGTCGCGCCGGCTCCGCTTTCCCGAGGTCGCCGGGGTCGCCACGACCCAGCAGGTCGCACGGCTGCTCGGCGAAGCGGACCTCGCGGTCGTGCTGCACGAGGAGGGCGCGGAACCACTCGCCACCGCGCAACTGCCGTCCGCCGGGGACATCGTGCTGGTCGTGGGGCCCGAAGGGGGAGTCTCCCCGGAGGAGTTGGCCACCTTCGCCGAGGCGGGCGCCAAGCCCTGCCGTCTGGGCCCGAGCGTCCTGCGGACCTCCACCGCGGGCACGGCGGCGTCCGCCCTGCTGCTCGGCCGCACCGGCCGCTGGTCCTGA
- a CDS encoding histidine triad nucleotide-binding protein: protein MAGEPQADCLFCKIVAGEVPATVVRETETTVAFRDINPQAPTHVLVIPKVHYPDAATLATAEPGVAADILREAAEVAAMDKVDASGFRIVFNTGAGAGQTVFHTHAHVLGGRGLEWPPG, encoded by the coding sequence ATGGCGGGAGAACCGCAAGCCGACTGCCTGTTCTGCAAGATCGTGGCGGGGGAGGTACCGGCCACCGTCGTCCGCGAGACGGAGACGACCGTCGCCTTCCGGGACATCAACCCGCAGGCGCCGACGCACGTGCTGGTGATCCCCAAGGTCCACTACCCGGACGCCGCCACGCTCGCCACGGCCGAGCCGGGCGTCGCCGCCGACATACTGCGCGAGGCCGCCGAGGTCGCCGCGATGGACAAGGTCGACGCCTCCGGCTTCCGCATCGTCTTCAACACCGGCGCCGGTGCCGGCCAGACCGTCTTCCACACCCACGCCCACGTCCTCGGCGGCCGCGGGCTCGAATGGCCGCCCGGGTAG
- a CDS encoding ribonuclease Z: MSVRELVVLGTASQVPTRHRNHNGYLLRWDGEGILFDPGEGTQRQMLRAGVAAHDIDRICVTHFHGDHSLGLAGVIQRINLDQVPHPVTAHYPASGQRFFERLRHATAYRETVRLTEAPVGDGGVLAVTPSYTLEARRLDHPVESFGYRLTEPDGRRMLPGRLAAHGIKGPDVGRIQREGALGGVALEDVSEVRRGQRFAFVMDTRLCDGAHELAEGCDMLVIESTFLDEDVALAVDHGHLTAGQAARVARDAGVRHLVLTHFSQRYSEPDEFERQARAAGFEGELSVARDLVRVPVPKRAA, translated from the coding sequence TTGTCCGTACGCGAACTGGTCGTGCTCGGCACGGCCAGCCAGGTCCCCACCCGGCACCGCAACCACAACGGCTATCTGCTGCGCTGGGACGGCGAGGGCATCCTCTTCGACCCGGGCGAGGGCACCCAGCGGCAGATGCTGAGGGCCGGGGTCGCCGCGCACGACATCGACCGGATCTGCGTCACCCACTTCCACGGCGACCACTCCCTCGGCCTCGCGGGGGTGATCCAGCGCATCAACCTGGACCAGGTGCCGCACCCGGTCACGGCCCACTACCCGGCGAGCGGGCAGCGGTTCTTCGAACGGCTCCGCCACGCGACGGCCTACCGCGAGACGGTCCGGCTCACGGAGGCCCCGGTCGGCGACGGCGGAGTGCTCGCCGTCACGCCTTCGTACACGCTGGAGGCGCGCCGCCTCGACCATCCCGTCGAGTCCTTCGGCTACCGGCTGACCGAGCCCGACGGCCGCCGCATGCTGCCGGGGCGCCTTGCCGCCCACGGCATCAAGGGGCCCGACGTGGGCCGCATCCAGCGGGAGGGCGCCCTCGGCGGGGTCGCGCTGGAGGACGTCAGCGAGGTGCGGCGCGGACAGCGGTTCGCCTTCGTCATGGACACCCGGCTCTGCGACGGCGCGCACGAGCTGGCCGAGGGCTGCGACATGCTGGTGATCGAGTCCACGTTCCTCGACGAGGACGTCGCGCTGGCCGTCGACCACGGTCATCTCACGGCGGGACAGGCGGCCCGCGTGGCGCGCGATGCGGGCGTAAGGCACCTGGTGCTGACACACTTCTCGCAGCGCTACAGCGAACCCGACGAGTTCGAGCGGCAGGCCCGTGCCGCCGGCTTCGAGGGCGAACTGTCCGTGGCCCGGGACCTCGTACGGGTCCCGGTCCCCAAACGCGCGGCCTGA
- a CDS encoding adenosine deaminase — MSLIPKAELHLHIEGTLEPELAFALAERNGVDLPYAGTDALRRAYLFSDLQSFLDLYYGLMAVLHTADDFTELADAYLARAAAQGVRHAEVFFDPQAHTERGIPIGTVIEGLAHALDRAEERYGVSTRLIMCFLRDRSAQSAMQTLDAAKPYLHHITGVGLDSAEMGHPPSKFREVYAAAESLGLRKVAHAGEEGPPAYVREALDVLGVERIDHGLRSVEDPELVERLAREQIPLTLCPLSNVRLRAVDTLEDHPLRAMMDAGLLVTVNSDDPSYFGGYVGDTFHAVREALGLTQEQLRELARNSFRAAFLDHDEARRERCLAEVAGYDFDRE; from the coding sequence ATGTCACTCATCCCCAAGGCCGAACTGCATCTGCACATCGAGGGCACCCTCGAACCCGAGCTGGCCTTCGCGCTGGCCGAACGCAACGGCGTCGACCTGCCGTACGCCGGCACCGACGCGCTGCGCAGGGCCTATCTCTTCAGCGACCTGCAGTCCTTCCTGGACCTGTACTACGGGCTGATGGCCGTCCTGCACACCGCGGACGACTTCACGGAACTCGCCGACGCGTATCTGGCGCGAGCCGCGGCCCAGGGGGTGCGGCACGCCGAGGTCTTCTTCGACCCGCAGGCCCACACGGAACGCGGCATCCCGATCGGCACGGTCATCGAGGGCCTCGCACACGCGCTGGACCGCGCCGAGGAGCGGTACGGCGTCTCGACCCGGCTGATCATGTGTTTCCTGCGCGACCGGTCGGCGCAGTCCGCGATGCAGACCCTCGACGCGGCGAAGCCCTATCTGCACCACATCACCGGTGTGGGTCTCGACTCGGCCGAAATGGGGCACCCGCCGTCGAAGTTCCGCGAGGTGTACGCGGCGGCCGAGTCCCTCGGCCTGCGGAAGGTCGCCCACGCCGGGGAGGAGGGGCCGCCCGCGTACGTGCGCGAGGCGCTCGACGTGCTGGGCGTCGAACGGATCGACCACGGCCTGCGGTCCGTGGAGGACCCCGAACTGGTCGAGCGGCTGGCCCGCGAGCAGATCCCGCTCACCCTCTGCCCGCTGTCGAACGTCCGCCTGCGCGCCGTCGACACCCTGGAGGACCATCCGCTGCGGGCCATGATGGACGCCGGTCTGCTCGTCACCGTGAACTCCGACGACCCCTCCTACTTCGGCGGCTACGTCGGCGACACCTTCCACGCGGTGCGCGAGGCGCTCGGGCTGACGCAGGAGCAACTGCGGGAGCTGGCACGCAACTCCTTCCGCGCTGCCTTCCTGGACCACGACGAGGCGCGCCGTGAGCGCTGCCTCGCCGAGGTCGCCGGCTACGACTTCGATCGGGAGTGA
- a CDS encoding chorismate mutase: MTAPVARWRAAAPTHTDGREIRMLLDDLDGQIISMLLRRAELARYEQSARRRSGLPASELARENWVLTRYAVELGRQGADIGRAVLVLSHLAHGVPTARHGQRDE, encoded by the coding sequence GTGACCGCACCCGTGGCACGATGGCGGGCGGCCGCCCCGACGCACACCGACGGACGGGAGATCCGGATGCTGCTCGACGACCTCGACGGCCAGATCATCTCCATGCTGCTGCGCCGGGCGGAGCTCGCCCGGTACGAGCAGTCGGCGCGGCGGAGGTCTGGGCTGCCGGCCTCGGAACTGGCCCGGGAGAACTGGGTCCTGACCCGATACGCCGTGGAGCTCGGGCGGCAGGGGGCCGACATCGGCCGGGCCGTACTGGTGCTCTCGCACCTGGCGCACGGTGTGCCGACGGCGCGGCACGGACAGCGCGACGAATAG
- a CDS encoding ATP-grasp domain-containing protein: MTEHVLVFGNGYDIPGRMRARGDALGHTVTTSVLCRPEHLAKLEEPLGHARILAVGVDAPVAHWIELARIVHALEPVTRIGTFGDQCQEIAAEVGRALGVPTHDRETVRVVFDKYAMRERLAAAGVETVPSAEVQTPEELRAFAATHGYPCVVKPRRGTASTGVSVIGTAQEAEAAFARARGTDEPVEVVAEQFLTGDQYSVEAFSELGEHVVVAVTRKYSDPVSLVELGHVMPAPLAPEQRVEIQAYVTVALDALGVGSGPTHTEIVLTEAGPRIIETHLRVGGDEIWSMVTDATGVDLVEYQLRQCVGEKVLPDVRETLSDPARVPRAEAIWFAGAPATGTLVEITGAEGPQAEGVQLELLGTAGRTLGGLQSSDSRLAHARAHADTAERALALAREAIGRLAFVTKVCADPLDLL; encoded by the coding sequence ATGACAGAACACGTCTTGGTTTTTGGCAACGGATACGACATCCCCGGCCGGATGCGCGCCCGCGGCGACGCGCTCGGCCACACCGTCACCACCAGTGTCCTGTGCCGACCTGAACATCTGGCCAAGCTGGAGGAGCCCCTCGGGCACGCCCGGATCCTCGCGGTCGGCGTGGACGCGCCCGTCGCGCATTGGATCGAACTCGCCCGCATTGTTCACGCCCTCGAACCGGTCACGCGGATCGGAACCTTCGGCGACCAGTGCCAGGAGATCGCCGCCGAGGTGGGCCGGGCACTGGGCGTGCCCACTCACGATCGGGAGACCGTCCGGGTGGTCTTCGACAAGTACGCCATGCGCGAGCGGCTGGCCGCGGCCGGCGTGGAGACCGTGCCGTCCGCCGAGGTGCAGACTCCGGAAGAGCTGCGCGCCTTCGCTGCGACCCACGGCTACCCGTGTGTCGTCAAGCCCCGCCGGGGCACGGCCAGCACGGGTGTCTCGGTGATTGGCACCGCCCAGGAGGCGGAGGCGGCCTTCGCCCGGGCGCGTGGCACGGACGAGCCCGTCGAGGTCGTGGCGGAGCAGTTTCTCACCGGCGACCAGTACAGCGTGGAGGCGTTCTCCGAGCTGGGCGAGCACGTGGTTGTCGCAGTCACCCGCAAGTACTCCGACCCCGTGAGCCTGGTGGAACTCGGCCACGTCATGCCCGCCCCGCTCGCGCCGGAGCAGCGGGTGGAGATCCAGGCCTACGTCACCGTAGCGTTGGACGCACTCGGCGTGGGGTCCGGGCCGACGCATACCGAGATTGTGCTCACCGAGGCCGGGCCTCGGATCATCGAGACCCACCTGCGGGTCGGCGGCGACGAGATCTGGAGCATGGTCACCGACGCGACGGGCGTGGACCTGGTCGAGTACCAACTGCGCCAGTGCGTCGGCGAGAAGGTGCTGCCGGACGTACGGGAGACGCTCTCCGACCCGGCGCGTGTCCCGCGCGCCGAGGCGATCTGGTTCGCGGGCGCGCCCGCGACCGGCACGCTCGTCGAGATCACCGGCGCCGAGGGGCCGCAGGCCGAGGGCGTTCAGCTGGAGCTGTTGGGGACGGCAGGGCGCACGCTGGGTGGCCTGCAGAGCTCCGACTCCCGACTGGCGCATGCCCGGGCCCACGCCGACACCGCGGAGCGGGCGCTGGCCCTTGCCCGGGAGGCGATCGGCCGGCTCGCGTTCGTCACCAAGGTCTGCGCCGATCCCCTGGACCTGCTGTGA
- a CDS encoding ATP-grasp domain-containing protein, with protein sequence MTADSRTLLVIGGRVETVRKARDLGLRVVNVQRPEEYRPEHAALVEAALLVDYTDWSVLRPLVTAAHEVYGFDGVATITEPGVEPVGLIAETLGMRGVSHHCARLMRDKESMRAHLTGRPGAVAATPLEGLDSLDEFGERHGYPFVVKPVDAAASLGVRLVRGPDEINDAWRDVVRLRGCTDHKFANYFPMGRFLMEEYLDGREFSVESLSFDGRHVPLAVTEKATHGNFVESGHALPARLAEPERAALLACVTEFLDAVDLRHGPAHTEVKLTTRGPRVIESHARPGGDRIMELVEAAYGVDIEAYTVGWATGVLPALEAPPEPRAAAATRFLTAAPGRVTGVQGVEEVRAHEGVFGVDVAVSVGDTVGPLEASWDRTGQILVTAADTEAAVVLAERLAGKIAVTTDPT encoded by the coding sequence ATGACTGCGGACAGCCGCACGTTGCTGGTGATCGGCGGCCGGGTGGAGACCGTGCGCAAGGCCCGTGACCTGGGCCTGCGCGTGGTCAACGTGCAGCGCCCCGAGGAGTACCGGCCCGAGCACGCAGCCCTGGTCGAGGCCGCCCTGCTGGTCGACTACACCGACTGGTCCGTGCTGCGCCCGCTGGTGACGGCTGCCCACGAGGTGTACGGATTCGACGGTGTCGCCACCATCACCGAACCCGGCGTCGAACCGGTCGGACTCATCGCTGAGACGCTCGGAATGCGGGGTGTCAGTCACCACTGCGCCCGGCTGATGCGGGACAAGGAGTCGATGCGCGCGCATCTCACCGGACGGCCGGGGGCCGTGGCGGCCACGCCGCTCGAAGGGCTGGACAGCCTGGATGAGTTCGGGGAGCGGCACGGGTACCCGTTCGTCGTGAAGCCGGTCGACGCGGCGGCCAGCTTGGGCGTGCGGCTGGTGCGCGGGCCGGACGAGATCAACGACGCCTGGCGGGACGTCGTCCGGCTGCGCGGCTGTACGGACCACAAGTTCGCGAACTACTTCCCCATGGGGCGGTTCCTCATGGAGGAGTACCTGGACGGCCGGGAGTTCAGTGTGGAGTCGCTGAGCTTCGACGGCCGGCATGTGCCGCTCGCGGTAACGGAGAAGGCCACCCACGGCAACTTCGTCGAGTCCGGGCACGCGTTGCCCGCCCGGCTCGCCGAGCCGGAGAGGGCGGCCCTCCTCGCCTGTGTGACGGAGTTCCTGGACGCGGTGGACCTGCGGCACGGTCCCGCGCACACCGAGGTGAAACTGACCACTCGCGGGCCACGGGTGATCGAGTCCCACGCCCGGCCCGGCGGAGACCGGATCATGGAGCTCGTCGAGGCCGCGTACGGCGTCGACATCGAGGCGTACACGGTCGGCTGGGCCACGGGCGTGCTGCCCGCCCTGGAAGCACCGCCGGAGCCCCGCGCCGCCGCCGCGACTCGCTTCCTCACCGCCGCGCCGGGGCGGGTCACCGGTGTCCAGGGCGTCGAGGAGGTCCGGGCGCACGAGGGGGTCTTCGGGGTGGACGTGGCCGTGTCCGTGGGCGACACCGTCGGCCCGTTGGAGGCCAGTTGGGACCGCACCGGCCAGATCCTGGTCACCGCCGCCGACACCGAGGCCGCCGTCGTCCTCGCCGAACGACTTGCCGGGAAGATCGCCGTGACCACGGATCCGACGTGA